From the Martelella mediterranea DSM 17316 genome, one window contains:
- a CDS encoding Maf family nucleotide pyrophosphatase, translating into MTAPNPKLVLASASPRRVELLAQIGVTPDRVYPADIDESQLAKETPRQLAGRLARQKAEAVCSALAGDPEWQGALVIAADTVVAVGRRVLPKAETEDQASACLALLSGRGHRVYTGLCVHPVGESGHKERVVETRVTFKHLSKQEMAGYLASRDWDGKAGGYAIQGPAAAFISQLVGSHSAVIGLPLYETAMLLSGRGFNIAGEWT; encoded by the coding sequence TTGACCGCACCGAACCCCAAACTCGTGCTGGCATCGGCGTCGCCGCGCAGAGTCGAGCTTCTCGCCCAGATCGGCGTGACGCCGGACCGCGTTTATCCCGCCGATATCGATGAAAGCCAGCTTGCAAAGGAAACCCCGCGCCAGCTTGCCGGTCGGCTTGCCCGGCAGAAGGCGGAGGCCGTTTGCAGCGCACTTGCGGGCGATCCCGAATGGCAGGGCGCGCTTGTGATCGCGGCGGATACGGTGGTGGCCGTCGGTCGGCGGGTGCTGCCGAAGGCGGAGACCGAGGACCAGGCGAGCGCCTGTCTGGCGCTTCTGTCCGGGCGCGGGCACAGGGTCTATACCGGGCTCTGCGTTCACCCGGTCGGCGAAAGCGGCCACAAGGAGCGGGTCGTCGAAACCCGCGTCACCTTCAAGCATCTTTCGAAACAGGAAATGGCGGGCTATCTCGCCTCGCGCGATTGGGACGGCAAGGCCGGCGGCTACGCCATCCAGGGGCCGGCGGCAGCCTTTATCAGCCAGCTCGTCGGCTCCCATTCCGCCGTGATCGGCCTGCCGCTTTATGAGACCGCGATGCTGCTTTCCGGGCGCGGCTTCAATATCGCAGGAGAATGGACATGA
- the xth gene encoding exodeoxyribonuclease III — translation MELSLTTWNINSVRLRLPIVERFLKDYQPDILCLQEIKCLNDQFPYKPLRELGYEHIEVHGQKGYHGVAIVSRVPLGEGFSTDYCAMGDTRHISVVFDAGGRKIRLHNFYVPAGGDEPDPEINPKFRHKLDFLEEMKVLKADQGDGIGSILVGDLNIAPMENDVWSHKQLLKVVSHTPVETEGMKDLIAKGGWVDLMRHVTPEDEKLYTWWSYRAKDWQAANRGRRLDHIWTSPDLVPAFQRFDILTEARGWEKPSDHVPVTASFAF, via the coding sequence GTGGAACTCAGTCTCACCACCTGGAACATCAATTCGGTGCGCCTGCGCCTGCCGATCGTCGAGCGGTTCCTGAAGGATTATCAGCCCGATATCCTGTGCCTTCAGGAAATCAAATGCCTGAACGACCAGTTCCCCTACAAGCCGCTGCGCGAACTCGGCTACGAGCATATCGAGGTCCATGGCCAGAAGGGCTATCACGGGGTCGCCATCGTCTCGCGCGTTCCGCTGGGCGAGGGGTTTTCGACGGATTACTGCGCCATGGGCGACACCCGCCACATCTCGGTGGTGTTCGATGCCGGCGGGCGGAAGATCAGGCTGCATAATTTCTACGTGCCGGCCGGCGGCGACGAGCCCGATCCCGAGATCAACCCGAAATTCCGCCACAAGCTCGATTTTCTCGAGGAGATGAAGGTGCTGAAGGCCGATCAGGGCGACGGCATCGGCTCGATCCTGGTCGGCGACCTCAATATCGCGCCGATGGAAAACGACGTCTGGTCGCACAAGCAGTTGCTGAAGGTCGTCAGCCACACGCCCGTGGAGACCGAGGGCATGAAGGACCTGATCGCCAAAGGCGGCTGGGTGGACCTGATGCGCCACGTCACGCCGGAAGACGAAAAGCTCTACACCTGGTGGAGCTACCGCGCCAAGGACTGGCAGGCCGCCAATCGCGGCCGCCGGCTGGACCATATATGGACCTCGCCGGACCTCGTCCCGGCGTTCCAGCGCTTCGATATCCTGACGGAAGCGCGCGGCTGGGAAAAGCCGTCCGACCACGTGCCGGTGACGGCGTCGTTTGCGTTTTAA
- a CDS encoding FtsK/SpoIIIE family DNA translocase, protein MAARAERFEHGRGGEFSLIGFVRRYVAALFGFALFVVLCLAIAAMATWNVDDPSALHATGRLPTNILGYPGADFADIVMQAFGLASVFALLPVLAWSLAMMAGKRIYRKPSRFFAWIGAAILTAAVLGCVPPPPTWPLPNGLGGVSGDLILRFPALFIGQYPSGIAAMIVGGIFALPALFLQLYAAGLIIRQPRIVPEKPAAKRQSSDPGAPTVSDLSEEREGWFSLAPLIGYAAHTWYISRARLNKIFGRRREEDEDFDAPYDFNEDGLDRLDDDEPAYPSWRRSGEPSLVDPDRPRETGYRPADPPPFDYDGRMGDDFDDDNDLPEGVLSADFGPTEPRVTRQAPRAPVVAAPAPPPQPVNAETMRRPSRGAFSPHGFELPSAALLAEPKGLARDKALSKEVLEDNARTLEKVLDDFGVKGEIIHVRPGPVVTLYELEPAPGIKSSRVIGLADDIARSMAAISARVAVIPGRNAIGIELPNPHRETVFLREIIASQDFQNSKAKLAMALGKTIGGESVTVDLAKMPHLLIAGTTGSGKSVAVNTMILSLIYRLSPEQCRLIMIDPKMLELSVYDGIPHLLSPVVTDPKKAVVALKWTVREMEERYKNMAKLGVRNIDGFNSRVAQAQEKGETLSRTVQTGFDRETGEAIYETEEFDLEPMPYIVVIIDEMADLMMVAGKDIEGAVQRLAQMARAAGIHVIMATQRPSVDVITGTIKANFPTRISFQVTSKIDSRTILGEQGAEQLLGQGDMLHMAGGGRIQRVHGPFVSDPEVEDIVAYLKTQGTPEYLDAITADDDEDGDGGYDGDGGSAGNMAKSDDPYDQAVAIVLRDGKASTSYVQRRLGIGYNRAASLIERMEQEGIIGSANHAGKREILVPTEQDIIEGPR, encoded by the coding sequence ATGGCTGCACGGGCAGAGCGGTTTGAACACGGAAGAGGCGGCGAGTTCTCGCTTATCGGGTTTGTCCGGCGCTATGTGGCAGCCCTTTTCGGGTTCGCGCTGTTCGTGGTCCTCTGCCTTGCGATCGCGGCGATGGCGACGTGGAATGTCGATGATCCGAGCGCGCTTCATGCCACCGGCCGCCTGCCCACTAATATTCTCGGCTATCCCGGCGCCGATTTCGCCGACATCGTGATGCAGGCCTTCGGGCTCGCAAGCGTGTTCGCGCTGCTGCCGGTGCTCGCGTGGTCGCTGGCGATGATGGCGGGAAAGCGTATCTATCGCAAACCCTCGCGCTTCTTCGCCTGGATCGGCGCCGCGATCCTCACCGCCGCGGTGCTCGGCTGCGTGCCGCCGCCGCCGACATGGCCGCTGCCGAACGGTCTCGGCGGGGTTTCCGGCGATCTGATCCTGCGTTTCCCGGCCCTGTTCATCGGGCAATATCCCTCGGGCATTGCCGCGATGATCGTCGGCGGCATTTTCGCGTTGCCGGCGCTGTTTCTCCAGCTTTATGCCGCCGGCCTGATCATTCGCCAACCCCGGATCGTTCCGGAAAAGCCCGCTGCGAAACGTCAGTCGAGCGATCCCGGCGCGCCGACCGTCTCCGATCTTTCGGAGGAGCGCGAAGGCTGGTTCTCGCTTGCGCCGCTGATCGGCTATGCCGCCCATACCTGGTACATTTCGCGCGCTCGCCTCAACAAGATCTTCGGCCGGCGGCGGGAGGAGGACGAGGATTTCGACGCGCCCTATGACTTCAACGAGGACGGTCTCGACCGGCTGGACGATGACGAGCCGGCCTATCCGTCATGGCGGCGCAGCGGCGAGCCGAGCCTTGTCGATCCCGACCGTCCGCGCGAGACGGGCTACAGGCCTGCCGACCCGCCGCCCTTCGATTATGACGGCCGGATGGGCGATGATTTCGACGATGATAACGACCTGCCCGAGGGCGTGCTGAGCGCCGATTTCGGGCCTACCGAGCCGCGCGTCACACGCCAGGCGCCCCGCGCACCGGTGGTGGCGGCCCCCGCGCCGCCGCCCCAGCCGGTGAACGCGGAAACCATGCGCCGGCCCTCCCGAGGCGCGTTTTCGCCGCACGGCTTCGAACTGCCATCCGCAGCATTGCTGGCCGAGCCCAAGGGGCTTGCCCGCGACAAGGCGCTGTCGAAAGAGGTGCTGGAGGACAATGCCCGCACGCTGGAAAAGGTGCTCGACGATTTCGGCGTGAAGGGCGAGATCATTCATGTCCGGCCCGGCCCGGTGGTGACGCTTTACGAACTGGAGCCGGCGCCCGGGATCAAATCCTCGCGGGTCATCGGCCTTGCCGACGACATCGCCCGCTCGATGGCGGCGATTTCCGCCCGCGTCGCGGTCATTCCCGGCCGCAACGCCATCGGCATCGAACTGCCAAATCCGCACCGTGAGACGGTATTCCTGCGCGAGATCATCGCCAGCCAGGATTTCCAGAATTCCAAGGCCAAGCTCGCCATGGCGCTCGGCAAGACGATCGGCGGCGAATCGGTCACGGTCGACCTTGCGAAGATGCCGCATCTGCTGATCGCCGGCACCACCGGTTCCGGTAAGTCGGTCGCGGTCAACACCATGATCCTGTCGCTGATCTACCGGCTGTCGCCCGAGCAGTGCCGTCTGATCATGATCGATCCGAAAATGCTCGAACTCTCGGTCTATGACGGCATTCCGCATTTGCTGTCGCCGGTCGTCACCGATCCCAAGAAGGCGGTCGTTGCACTGAAATGGACCGTGCGCGAGATGGAAGAGCGCTACAAGAACATGGCCAAGCTCGGCGTGCGCAATATCGACGGCTTCAACAGCCGCGTCGCGCAGGCCCAGGAAAAGGGCGAAACGTTGTCGCGCACCGTCCAGACCGGCTTCGACCGGGAGACCGGCGAGGCGATCTACGAGACCGAGGAATTCGATCTCGAGCCGATGCCCTATATCGTCGTGATCATCGACGAGATGGCCGACCTGATGATGGTCGCCGGCAAGGACATCGAGGGCGCCGTCCAGCGTCTGGCGCAGATGGCGCGCGCGGCCGGCATCCATGTGATCATGGCCACCCAGCGACCGTCGGTCGACGTCATCACCGGTACGATCAAGGCGAACTTCCCGACCCGTATCTCGTTCCAGGTGACCTCCAAGATCGACAGCCGCACCATTCTCGGCGAGCAGGGGGCCGAACAGCTTCTCGGTCAGGGCGACATGCTGCACATGGCCGGCGGCGGGCGCATCCAGCGCGTTCATGGCCCGTTCGTTTCTGACCCCGAAGTCGAGGACATAGTCGCCTATCTGAAGACCCAGGGCACGCCGGAATATCTCGATGCGATCACCGCCGATGACGACGAGGACGGCGACGGCGGCTATGATGGCGACGGCGGCAGCGCCGGCAATATGGCGAAGTCGGACGATCCTTACGACCAGGCGGTGGCGATCGTGCTGCGCGACGGCAAGGCATCGACCTCCTATGTCCAGCGTCGCCTCGGCATCGGCTACAACCGCGCGGCGAGCCTGATCGAGCGGATGGAGCAGGAAGGCATCATCGGCTCGGCCAATCACGCCGGAAAGCGCGAAATTCTGGTGCCGACGGAACAGGACATCATTGAAGGCCCGCGCTGA
- the infA gene encoding translation initiation factor IF-1, whose protein sequence is MAKEEVLEFPGVVVELLPNATFRVKLENEHEIIAHTAGRMRKNRIRVLAGDKVLVEMTPYDLTKGRITYRFK, encoded by the coding sequence ATGGCAAAAGAAGAAGTACTTGAATTTCCGGGCGTCGTCGTCGAGCTTCTGCCGAACGCGACTTTCCGGGTCAAGCTCGAAAACGAGCACGAAATCATCGCCCACACCGCTGGCCGCATGCGCAAGAACCGCATCCGCGTTCTCGCCGGCGACAAGGTCCTGGTCGAGATGACCCCCTATGACCTGACCAAGGGCCGCATCACCTACCGCTTCAAGTAA
- a CDS encoding ceramidase domain-containing protein has protein sequence MDPAPFIDIYCERTTGAFWAEPINALTNLAFIIAALVVWPAAWRRRERSLLELTVIALVGVIGVGSFLFHTLATPLSAALDVIPIWLFFFLYILLLFVRITNGKTFDIIGYMIATIMGFALVVYLVGLLSRGGEAPLNGSLQYAPALIAMAVASVIAVWRDHPVWRYFAGATAIFIMSLTFRSLDQSTCMATAGIGTHFLWHILNATVLGLLLMGAVRELPPKN, from the coding sequence ATGGACCCCGCACCCTTTATCGACATCTATTGCGAACGCACGACCGGCGCCTTCTGGGCGGAGCCGATCAACGCGCTAACGAACCTTGCCTTCATCATCGCGGCGCTCGTCGTCTGGCCCGCGGCCTGGCGCAGGCGCGAGCGCAGCCTGCTGGAACTGACGGTCATCGCGCTGGTCGGCGTCATCGGCGTCGGCTCGTTCCTGTTCCACACGCTCGCCACGCCGCTTTCGGCAGCGCTCGACGTGATCCCGATCTGGCTGTTCTTCTTTCTCTATATCCTGCTGCTGTTCGTGCGGATCACCAACGGCAAGACCTTCGATATCATCGGTTACATGATCGCGACGATCATGGGCTTCGCGCTCGTCGTCTATCTGGTCGGTCTTCTCTCGCGCGGCGGAGAGGCGCCGCTCAACGGATCGCTGCAATACGCCCCTGCCCTGATCGCCATGGCGGTTGCTTCAGTGATCGCGGTCTGGCGCGATCATCCGGTCTGGCGCTATTTCGCCGGCGCCACCGCGATCTTCATCATGTCGCTGACATTCCGCAGCCTCGACCAGTCCACCTGCATGGCGACGGCCGGAATCGGCACCCACTTCCTCTGGCATATCCTCAATGCCACGGTCCTTGGCCTGTTGCTGATGGGCGCGGTACGGGAACTGCCGCCGAAGAATTAA
- the yacG gene encoding DNA gyrase inhibitor YacG, translating into MTTKASVEPLRKPRKCPECGRPSTREDYPFCSNRCRELDLSRWLTGSYAIPVAEDESKADGDEGEY; encoded by the coding sequence ATGACGACCAAGGCAAGCGTGGAACCGCTGCGCAAACCGCGCAAATGCCCCGAATGCGGACGCCCCTCGACCCGCGAGGACTACCCGTTCTGCAGCAATCGCTGCCGCGAACTCGACCTGTCGCGCTGGCTGACCGGCTCCTACGCCATCCCCGTCGCCGAGGACGAATCGAAGGCGGACGGCGACGAGGGCGAATACTGA
- the purD gene encoding phosphoribosylamine--glycine ligase has product MHVLLIGSGGREHALAWKLAQSPEIGDFYAAPGNPGIAAHAVCVALDVTDHAAVTAFCREKAIDLVVVGPEAPLVAGLADDLQAAGLKVFGPTKAAAQLEGSKGFTKDLCARYNIPTGAYQRFDNAEAAKAYVHEIGAPIVIKADGLAAGKGVTVARTNDEALAAIDDCFSGTFGAAGAEVVVEEFLVGEEASFFCLSDGKHALPLATAQDHKAVGDGDTGPNTGGMGAYSPAPVMDAAMIERTMKEIIEPTIRGMAEMGHPFQGVLYAGLMITEKGPELIEYNARFGDPECQVMMMRLKSDLLPILVACAEGRLDSVGADWSEQTALTVVMATKGYPGAYRKGSEIKALPADDATARTFHAGTAIKDGKLVANGGRVLNVTALGPNVTEAQTRAYELIESIDWPEGFCRRDIGWRAVAREEG; this is encoded by the coding sequence ATGCATGTCCTTCTGATCGGCTCTGGCGGGCGCGAACACGCGCTGGCCTGGAAACTCGCGCAATCCCCCGAAATTGGTGATTTCTATGCGGCTCCGGGCAATCCGGGCATTGCCGCCCATGCAGTCTGTGTGGCGCTCGATGTCACCGACCATGCGGCGGTCACGGCGTTTTGCCGCGAAAAGGCGATCGACCTCGTGGTGGTCGGTCCCGAGGCCCCGCTGGTCGCCGGGCTAGCGGATGACCTGCAGGCCGCAGGGCTGAAAGTGTTCGGCCCCACCAAGGCGGCGGCGCAGCTTGAGGGTTCCAAGGGCTTCACCAAGGATCTGTGCGCCCGCTACAACATTCCGACCGGGGCCTATCAGCGCTTCGACAATGCAGAGGCCGCAAAGGCCTATGTGCATGAAATCGGCGCGCCGATCGTGATCAAGGCCGATGGCCTTGCCGCCGGCAAGGGGGTCACCGTCGCCCGGACCAATGACGAGGCGCTCGCCGCGATCGACGATTGCTTCTCCGGCACGTTTGGCGCTGCCGGCGCGGAAGTGGTGGTCGAGGAATTTCTGGTGGGCGAGGAGGCGAGCTTCTTCTGCCTTTCCGACGGAAAACACGCTTTGCCGCTCGCCACGGCGCAGGATCACAAGGCCGTTGGCGATGGCGATACCGGACCGAACACCGGCGGCATGGGCGCCTATTCGCCGGCGCCCGTGATGGATGCGGCGATGATCGAACGCACGATGAAAGAGATCATCGAGCCGACGATCCGGGGCATGGCGGAGATGGGCCATCCGTTTCAGGGCGTGCTCTATGCCGGGCTGATGATCACCGAAAAGGGCCCTGAGCTGATCGAATACAATGCCCGCTTCGGCGATCCGGAATGCCAGGTGATGATGATGCGGCTGAAGAGCGATCTGCTGCCGATCCTCGTTGCCTGCGCCGAGGGCAGGCTTGATTCGGTTGGCGCCGATTGGAGCGAGCAGACTGCCCTGACGGTGGTGATGGCGACCAAGGGCTATCCCGGCGCCTACAGGAAGGGCAGCGAGATCAAGGCGCTGCCCGCCGATGACGCCACCGCCCGCACCTTCCATGCAGGAACCGCGATCAAGGACGGCAAGCTTGTCGCCAATGGCGGACGGGTGCTGAACGTCACCGCGCTTGGCCCCAACGTCACCGAGGCGCAGACCCGCGCCTATGAGTTGATCGAGAGCATCGACTGGCCGGAAGGCTTCTGCCGCCGCGATATCGGCTGGCGCGCGGTTGCCCGCGAAGAGGGCTGA
- a CDS encoding outer membrane lipoprotein carrier protein LolA produces MSKTKNTSSMVRRRFLGGLAGGAALLIGLPAVAQTLPTGANVPTPTKRDGSVQVAQAAPVSSGVAAQRVADHFSSVKSMTGEFMQFGPRGEQSGGKFYLERPGKLRFDYDSPSTLKVIADGRNVAVGNGDLDTWDFYPLSRTPLSLLLADQIDLQHRMVRDVREQNGLTVIVLGDKSIFGDQVITMMFDSKTFDLRQWTITDAQGKDTTVILSNVRTGVKFARSVFRIPYDQIMASPGSNN; encoded by the coding sequence ATGAGCAAGACTAAAAACACTTCGTCCATGGTTCGCCGGCGGTTCCTCGGCGGTCTCGCTGGCGGCGCCGCGCTGCTGATCGGCCTGCCGGCCGTTGCGCAAACCCTTCCGACGGGCGCCAATGTGCCGACGCCGACCAAGCGGGACGGTTCGGTTCAGGTTGCCCAGGCCGCGCCTGTCTCCTCCGGCGTCGCGGCACAGCGGGTTGCCGACCACTTCTCCTCGGTCAAGTCGATGACCGGCGAGTTCATGCAATTCGGTCCGCGCGGCGAGCAGTCGGGCGGCAAGTTCTATCTGGAACGGCCCGGCAAGCTGCGCTTCGACTACGATTCGCCGTCGACGCTGAAGGTGATCGCGGACGGCCGCAACGTCGCCGTCGGCAATGGCGATCTCGATACCTGGGATTTCTATCCACTGTCGCGCACGCCGCTGTCGCTGCTTCTCGCCGACCAGATCGACCTCCAGCACCGCATGGTGCGCGATGTGCGCGAGCAGAACGGGCTGACGGTGATCGTGCTCGGCGACAAGTCGATCTTCGGCGATCAGGTGATCACCATGATGTTCGACAGCAAGACCTTCGATCTGCGGCAGTGGACGATCACCGACGCTCAGGGCAAGGACACCACCGTGATCCTCTCCAATGTCCGCACCGGCGTCAAATTCGCCCGCTCGGTGTTCCGCATTCCCTATGACCAGATCATGGCAAGCCCGGGCAGCAACAACTGA